From the genome of Primulina huaijiensis isolate GDHJ02 chromosome 11, ASM1229523v2, whole genome shotgun sequence:
aaataataatatgtttacattgattaattatgattacaattgatattaaaattaaattatgattcCTAGCGTACCCTTTAATCCttataatttgtaaaataatattaaataataattatagcttaaaattattatttttacattttatattatatatttaattctcTTTGTTTTAAATAGtgtatgaataaaatattttataatgttccttaaaaaaatacttttaattcaaaataaatgcatacataattttttttaaagtgcttaatattttctataaataataTCTAATAATATTGCATTATCTCAAATATAATACCATATATTTTtagttaataataattatttaaaacttttatatttaattttttattattatatttattctattttttataaaaaaattcttgtaatatttcttttcaAGAATTATAAATCTACTTATTTTAATTTTgctaaatgtaaattataaatatgcttttataaatcatttagtaaataatttatattaatatatgaagTTTAATACTTgatatgaaataataaaatgatgCGTGAATTATTAGATAGAGGTATAAAAAAATCACTAATTAAAATAGAATAATGATTATAATTGATAAAACTTCTAATAAACACGTGATagaatatgataattaattaatatgaactCTAATGAAGCTAAGTAAAGGCAACTTAAGAGTAAGTAAATATGATTATGGAGTCAATATTTACACtctattttgtattatttacaCTTCATTTCATATGTAACATATGTCAAAATTATTCATAAATAGAATACTAATAACAAAAATTGGAGTGTAAATATGAAATCTTATATGATTATTATCTTTGTTTTAAAAGTTAAACAAAAAGTTGTAAGCGAACTAAAATACTTTCATTATTTTGTTATAGATTAATTTTCATAATCAAACAGGGTTACTCGAACAATCGGTCGGTCTTAATTCCTTTACAACACTCAACTTAGAGCAAACTGAATCGAACGAGTCAAACTACTTGAACACAACATCTGGTCTTTTCGTTTTGAATTGAGCTCCGAGCCTGACTCGAATTCAAATGCGAAACTATCTCTAGTATTATCGGCCCCATTCAGTTTTCAGCATCCCTATGGTAAATTGGGTGCACACAACAATTTCAGAAGGTACAAAGCACATAACCACACTTGAATGTCTTCTAatcttcctttttcttttttacatcTTTTCACATATTTTAACAGATATTAGACaaggcaaaaaaaaaagttgtaaaAAAATATCGCCTGGCTCGATTCCAACTCGTATACACAGAGTAAAATCTTGCCACGAATTGTTTCAATGCCTCTACATAAATGAATAAATTGTACCGCATGTTAACCCTTCAAGATTCAGATCACCTGAAAAACTTTACTAAGTAGAGCAAAATTATGGAAAACCATCCCCTCCATTTGCGTCATCTCAGATTCAGAGCGTGACCATGTATGCCATGACTCCAGGTGCAGCCTTTTATATCACGAGTGAAGAAAACATAGTACGAAAATAAAGCCGGTTCAACCTTTATCCTGAAGTTCAAAATTGCATTTCATTGCATTGGACGCcccatcaaaatataattagacAAACTATGCAGTGCCAGAACTTCCATTTGCCTTAGGTTCTGTTCGAACATACGTGAGGCTGCGGGTAGTAGAAGGCGGAACAACACTGTTAGAGGCCTGATTTGAGGTCTCAGTCAAGGTGGCCCCTCTCTTCCACTGAAAACTCCTAGCAACGGGTTTACTAGGTATGCGAGACCTGTATGAAGTGGGTATACCTCTAGCAAAAGGACCTCTGCCAAATCTTGGAACAGCAGATGGGGATGCTCGAGCAACTCGGGGCCATGTCGTAAGAGAGGCAGCTTCAGGTTGAACAGAACTTTTCCTCACGATCTGTGAATAATCAGACGTAATACTGGTCAGATTCATTTAAAACAAATGTGAAATgggagaaaaagaagaaaaggacCATCCACCAGTTTAACagatgaatttttataattcaGTTTTTCGGAAAAATGTTGCGAAACAGATTTTGCTTCAATCTGGCATTGGAATAAActgtttttaaaattctataaaatatAAGATCTCACCTTTCAAGCGAAACatggaaaaaagaaagaagaagaaagaaccGTGCTACTATAaagttttaaagtttcaaattttaataggAACCATTTGCACCTTAGATTTGCATATTttcactttttaaaaataatacaaataaataataattattataattatttcagCAAGTTTTAATTTGCATCTTTACATGTACACATCGAGGGTTTTAATCACTAGTTTTTCATGATGACTCAAACAATCTATTGGAAATTCCAACATTTATTGGATGAATTTCATGCCCATCTGCTTGCTTGTCTTCACATGCAGGTGGCAACTCACTTGTTTTGGTCAACAAAGAAATTTTTCATGCAAGCTTTTAGAAAATTAGCGCGCATCCACCCAATCAAAACATCATCTTCAGGCAACAAATAAAATTTCAGGCTCAACAAGTTTCTATTAATTTTTTCTGTAGGAGGAACCGGATtttcacaaaaacaaaaacaaaacagaaaGGGAGGGGGGCAAAAACCAAAACCAACCAAGAAAAAGGCAACCAAACAAACCTGTGACAATATACAAGAGAAATATCAGAGACCATTCCaaacaaataattcatcatgCAACCACAGAACTCGAAAGTCCAGACATTTCTTCAACTAAATAATTGACATTAGCATCTTTCAATCACTTACCTTGAGAAACCGAGACATAAAAGAGGTACCATCCAAAGAAAGAGCATGCTCAGCAGCTTCTTTTCTTATGAATTCTATATAAGCTGATCTGAATAAGCAATGCACTTCAGAATCCCTTATAAAAGgggtgatatatatatatatatatatatattgtatgtatGTAAAGAAAAGGGGTAAAGATAATGAAATGATGCATCCAAGAAACCTTACCCTTTCGGTTGCCCAGTGGCAGGATCGGTTAAAATAATTACTTTCAGGACTTCTCCAAGCTTGTTGAAGTGTCGTGAAAGACTATCCTTGGTGGCAGCAAAATGAACCTAGTGTAGGGAATAATAAGTCAACTACAAAGAAAggaaaaagaataaaagaacATAGTCCTTAAAAATCAGAATTTTTACAATCAAGATTCAGGTAATTACATTGCTAAGAAAAATGGTTCGAGAATCAGCATCTTCTGTAGGCCCACCTGTAGAATATAATCCTGCATCCATATGTTAAGATAAAAGGATCAATAATGTGGGATCTAAAAAATCTAATCATTTTAGTGGTGGCAAGGCAAATCAGGTGTGCATCTTGAGTTCCTGATTTAAACTTTGAATGTAAAACCAGGACAACAAAACCAAAAGCACATAACTGCAAGCAACCATCAGTTTTAACTAGTAAAAAATGACTACAATATTGAAACCACATAATTTGGAAGCAaccttaatttttaaaaagtaaaaaaatgatGCATATGCTCTCACAtttgttttgaaaattaaagatgCACGAAGATGGGGAATAAATAAGGCTTACCAATTGGTGCCGGAGCCGTTTGTAGTTCATGTTTAGGATCCATACCTGATTGTGCCTACAGAAGAGAAAGCAAGAAGACATGGGTGAATATGACAACTTTAATTTTTCCCACTACTTTTGTGCCCTTAGTAGGCCTAGTGTTTCCGGCAATTGCAATGGCTTCTTCAGCCCATTATGACAAATAAAAAAAGGACACAAAAACATAAGACATTATTTCAATCGGATATCTTACATGTCCATTGAAACCTGCTACAGAGTTGTTTCCCTTTGTCATCCATGCTTCAGATTTAGCAACCAAAGCATCAGTATCTATGTATTCTTCAAGATTATGCATCTTAGACCCCTCCCTAGCCTCCTGATATTGCGGAAGTCTCAAGGTTTTCATGTTTGCAGATGAAGCAATCTTTAAATATTCACTAGGCACATCCACAAGACGATCTTGAGGTGCTCTACGTGCTCTTCCTTCAGAATTATTAGTTGCACCATACTGAATCTGTAAGTTCTCTGCCAATTTTCCTCTGGATAAGCCTGACATCACATCATTATAATCATCATAACCTACACCCAAATCGGAAGCCACAACAGGGTTGTCATCGAAGGATGAAGTACTCCCATCTTGTTGCACCGTGCCATGATTCTGTGGATTATAAGTAGAACGAAAATCCTCAGTTTCATTAACAAATTCTGTTTCATCAACAATATCTCTGAATTCTTCTTGATTGATAGTGTTTGAAGCAATAGTAGGATGATCAAGCCTATCAAACACATTACGCAATGGTCTATCTTTGCTCAGATCTTTCACCGCGTCTGTTGCAGCCTTAATAGCAGCTGACATGTCAGCACGCAATCCAGTCATTTGTCTAGTTCTCCGTGGACGTTCTTTCGGTGAAACATCCTCTGTCGAAGTTGAGATAACAGAACGTAGGCGTGTGAGGGAACATTCTGCCATTGAATTTGGTGGCCTAGAAGTACCAACAGCTTCTCGGACTGCAAACTGCAATAACCTTTTTGGGGCACTGATGGTTTCTTGAGAAATTTTCCTCTGCCAACGTCAAACAAGTGAGAAAAATGGAAATAAACAAGGGACTGCATATCTTTTGGCATATTGAGCAAGGATTATAAGCAAGAACTACAGCTACATGAAGGATGGAAAGAACAGGAATGAATAGCAGCCATAGATTAAACAATTTATAGGtctaataataaagaaaaaaatgtcaGAGCCCATGTAGAAGTTTTCCATCCAAGCATTATGAAAAGGCAGGACATAGCTAATGAAATTAACAAAGACATCAATTATAATGAAGCTAGATCTCGGGAAAATAAAAGATGCAAAAGGATCTTGAATGAAGTCATTTTCATACAAAGGAAAAACAGCTATTGTGGTGAAGATGTGCACAACACTTTATTACTAAAAACTTGGACCAAACATTTCACAGGTGCAGGAGAAGAAACATTATCATGGATCCAagtaacataacataaaacgAGAGAATTCATACAGAGTAAGACCCCTACCTAGTACAATGGTTCCAGGTATCCTAATATAAAATGAAGACAATATACAATCAACGTAGATTGGTTTATCACTTctataatcataaaaaaatttaaaactcacaagaagaaaaggaaaaaacttttgCAAAGGtgtttatatattatgttttcAGAGTTGATGTATTGAGAAATGACTAATGTTGGCTAATTATCATTGGGAAAAAGAAGTAGAAAACAGAGTGGTTCAGTAAATATTGGGCAAAAGTCAGGTGATGGGTTTGACATCAGCAATAAAGagtgtttgaaatatttgaaggaTGTTCTTGAAAAATAAGGCCAATTTTTCCATAAAACAAAGGAAGAAGAGTGGAGAGAGGAGAGAATCAACCAAACATAATCAATGACTTCTAAAATTAATTTGCTCTTGAAAAGAAATAATAATTCGGATAAAGAAAATTTTCCACTttaaagtataattttttttttttgatcagAAACTaagatttattataatattaaacgAGTTTACAAATTTAGTGGATGAGCGGTCCACATTGCACAACATCAAAATTCAAACTCGACAGTAGAAATCCTATAGCACTCTATCACGAATTTGCTAACAATAAAGAAAACTCCAATCTCTAACAATGTTCGAGACCGTCATATGCTGAAACTGTGGTAAAACGATCGTCCAACTAGCCACTCTGAATTTGATCTTCTCCCATAGATCTTCCCACGAGTCATCTCTATCCCTGAAGATTCTATTGTTGCGTTCCATCCAGATTGACCAAAAGATGCAATGGACAACTATGTACCAAAATTTATGAAGTCCCTTCCCCTTTAGGAATCCCGGTTCCATGAGAAACATGTCTTTCGATCCGCTTGGGAAAGTCCACTCAAATCAAAGTCGATGCATAACTTTGATCCATATTCTAGTCGTGTATGAACAATGCAACAAAATATGATCTTGATTCTCCCCGGTTTCCTTGCATAGAGTATACCACTGGGGTGATAATACACTGTCCGGCCTTCGTTTCTGCACCGCATCACAAGTCTGCAATTTTCCCAAAGCCACAATCCAAGAAAACACCTTTACCTTTAGTGGTATTGGAACTTGCCAGATGTTAGGATAGTATGGAAAGTCACGAGATGAGTTGACTGAGAAAAAAGATTCATAAAGAGATGAGACCGAAAAAGCACCAGAAGGATTTCCTAACCAAACCCGAATGTCCACTAACCCCACGCACAACCTAACTGAGTCTAAGACACCTAAAACATCACTGAACTCTCCCAACTCTATGTTGTTTAACCCTCTTCTGAACCGCACATCCCACTGAAAGTTAGATACACCCTGAGAGTCATCGACAGAATAAAAGTGATTGATTGGCTTGTTAGTCGACAATGAAAGACGGAAAAGATTAGGAAAACGCTCTTTGAAGGGCAACAATCCCACCCACCTATCCTCCCAGAAGCGGAGGAAATTCCCCCCCTTAAGCACCGTGCCAATCAACTGATGACAAGTCGAGTAAGAACGAGAGATAAACTTCCAAGGGCTTCTCAAGGTGGAGTTCCTCGCCAACCTTATGTCGCTTCCATTTTCTTGAATCCCATAAATGCTTGCCAAAACTTTTTTCCACAAAGATTCTTGCTCCACTGCgcatctccaccaccatttaCCTAAAAGGGCCAAATTTCTCAACCGTATGTTACCCAAACCAAGACCTCCCCTCTCTTTCGGCTTGCACACTTGTTCCCAACTAACAACATGGTAGTGCGTCTCCCCATCGGGTCCATCCCACAAAAAGTCCCTCATCCATTAAAGTATAATATTCATCACaaattgaataattttaaaAGCGAAGACCATTTTCAGTTCATGAACCATGTCAATTATCTCAATTCATCTTGTGATTATTCATTTAAGCTGAGACCATGCCATTCTGGGAACATCAGTCTGTATTATTGAATTatgaaatgtttatgcatcttgTGCTAATACTGTAGGTGAATCAATTTTCATTAACCAATAACAGTTGCACCAAGAAACATAGAATAGATATTTCACACATACTTGAATTAAACTGACCTCCAACATGA
Proteins encoded in this window:
- the LOC140987991 gene encoding uncharacterized protein codes for the protein MARNERTFGVEFSDDGIARLRERINEKLKEFMGDYTDDTLVEYVIVLLKNGRQKDEAKSELNVFLGDDSGTFVSWLWDHLGSHLSVYVQSSTLHPDQAPILKSSAGKQAGKTELQHTSSEAEKRTSDITSGKRYNRKGKGLVTDEGENVIPLSRNSLAENVHSKDDPCHRIDQTQLSHSPRLITQKKRRQTEEQRPRKRKISQETISAPKRLLQFAVREAVGTSRPPNSMAECSLTRLRSVISTSTEDVSPKERPRRTRQMTGLRADMSAAIKAATDAVKDLSKDRPLRNVFDRLDHPTIASNTINQEEFRDIVDETEFVNETEDFRSTYNPQNHGTVQQDGSTSSFDDNPVVASDLGVGYDDYNDVMSGLSRGKLAENLQIQYGATNNSEGRARRAPQDRLVDVPSEYLKIASSANMKTLRLPQYQEAREGSKMHNLEEYIDTDALVAKSEAWMTKGNNSVAGFNGHAQSGMDPKHELQTAPAPIGLYSTGGPTEDADSRTIFLSNVHFAATKDSLSRHFNKLGEVLKVIILTDPATGQPKGSAYIEFIRKEAAEHALSLDGTSFMSRFLKIVRKSSVQPEAASLTTWPRVARASPSAVPRFGRGPFARGIPTSYRSRIPSKPVARSFQWKRGATLTETSNQASNSVVPPSTTRSLTYVRTEPKANGSSGTA